In Streptomyces sp. TS71-3, the following proteins share a genomic window:
- a CDS encoding acyl-CoA dehydrogenase family protein, producing the protein MSTPHETAGNPLPAGSSVPARPESAGAAAATDSVPATGPGNGSTADGSAPYTAETTPDLLYTEEEEALRATVRRLLADRCDAAAVLARAESEAPHDQEVWTVLAADMGLAGLLVPEHLGGQGATHREVAVVLEELGRAAAPVPFLTSAVLATEALLGCLPDAAADGPSDVGSDGLGTADGSVDGAAAGLLRELAAGHTVGVLAVPLSTAPTASSGGMGQRAGAAQGESGARFEDGTLHGRITGVADALAADVLLVPTEDGLYAVQADGDGVTATARTSLDRTRPLADVALAGASGSLLTTDADGAVRRALLAGAALLASEQLGVADWCLVETVGYTRDRYQFNRPVGSFQALKHRLAQLWLETVHARAAARNAADALATGSPESPLAASLAQSYASGVAVHAAEEALQLHGGIGMTWEHPVHLYLKRAKADSIALGTAGHHRENLGALTGLTGPQEI; encoded by the coding sequence ATGAGCACGCCGCACGAGACCGCCGGGAATCCGCTGCCCGCGGGCAGCAGCGTGCCCGCACGGCCGGAATCCGCTGGCGCGGCCGCAGCAACGGATAGCGTCCCGGCCACCGGACCCGGGAACGGCAGCACCGCCGACGGCTCGGCTCCCTACACGGCGGAAACCACGCCCGACCTGCTCTACACCGAAGAGGAGGAGGCCCTGCGCGCCACCGTGCGCCGCCTCCTCGCCGACCGCTGCGACGCCGCCGCGGTGCTCGCCCGCGCCGAGTCGGAGGCACCGCACGACCAGGAGGTCTGGACCGTCCTCGCGGCGGACATGGGCCTGGCCGGGCTGCTGGTGCCCGAACACCTCGGCGGCCAGGGGGCCACGCACCGCGAGGTGGCGGTCGTCCTGGAGGAACTGGGCCGTGCCGCCGCCCCAGTCCCTTTCCTGACCAGCGCGGTCCTGGCCACGGAGGCGCTCCTCGGGTGCCTGCCGGACGCGGCGGCCGACGGGCCGTCCGACGTGGGGTCCGACGGGCTGGGCACGGCCGACGGCTCCGTCGACGGCGCCGCGGCCGGACTGCTGAGGGAACTCGCCGCGGGCCACACCGTCGGAGTGCTCGCCGTGCCCCTGTCGACCGCGCCGACGGCGTCGTCGGGTGGGATGGGGCAGCGCGCCGGTGCCGCGCAGGGGGAGTCCGGCGCCCGGTTCGAGGACGGGACGCTGCACGGCCGGATCACCGGCGTCGCGGACGCCCTCGCCGCGGACGTCCTGCTCGTGCCCACCGAGGACGGCCTCTACGCGGTGCAGGCGGACGGGGACGGCGTCACCGCCACCGCCCGGACCTCGCTCGACCGGACACGTCCGCTCGCCGATGTGGCCCTCGCGGGGGCCTCCGGGAGCCTGCTCACCACCGACGCGGACGGTGCGGTGCGGCGTGCCCTCCTCGCGGGCGCCGCACTGCTCGCCTCCGAGCAACTCGGTGTCGCCGACTGGTGCCTGGTCGAAACCGTCGGCTACACGCGCGACCGGTACCAGTTCAACCGGCCCGTGGGCTCCTTCCAGGCGCTGAAGCACCGCCTCGCCCAGCTCTGGCTGGAGACCGTCCACGCTCGTGCCGCCGCGCGGAACGCCGCCGACGCCCTCGCGACCGGCAGCCCCGAGTCCCCCCTCGCCGCCTCGCTCGCCCAGTCCTACGCCTCGGGCGTCGCCGTCCACGCGGCCGAGGAGGCCCTCCAACTGCACGGCGGCATCGGCATGACCTGGGAACACCCCGTGCACCTCTACCTCAAACGCGCCAAGGCCGACTCCATCGCCCTCGGCACGGCGGGCCACCACCGCGAGAACCTTGGAGCGTTGACCGGCCTGACGGGGCCTCAGGAGATCTGA
- a CDS encoding N-acetylmuramoyl-L-alanine amidase encodes MERARRTRPSLSRRRLLQGAALAAVPASLLGAEPALAAAQAVDYPGAESRPASTSNYTASNRPTSYPIDHVVIHVTQETWSDAIGIFQDPARAVSSHYVVRSRDGHIAQCVREHDIAWHAGNWDYNTRSIGIEHEGWVDQPQYFTDVMYEQSALLTAEICAKYRIPVDRGHIIGHREVPGATHTDPGPYWDWDKYWNLILSASLRAH; translated from the coding sequence ATGGAACGAGCAAGACGCACAAGACCCTCCCTGAGCCGGCGCCGGCTGCTCCAGGGGGCCGCTCTCGCCGCGGTGCCCGCCTCCCTGCTCGGCGCGGAGCCGGCCCTTGCCGCGGCGCAGGCAGTCGACTACCCGGGGGCCGAGTCGCGCCCGGCCAGCACGTCGAACTACACGGCGTCCAACCGCCCCACCAGCTATCCGATCGACCATGTGGTCATCCACGTCACGCAGGAGACCTGGAGCGACGCCATCGGGATCTTCCAGGATCCGGCGCGCGCGGTGTCCTCCCACTACGTGGTGCGTTCCCGGGACGGTCATATCGCCCAGTGCGTCCGCGAGCATGACATCGCCTGGCACGCGGGCAACTGGGACTACAACACGCGGAGCATCGGCATCGAGCACGAGGGCTGGGTGGACCAGCCGCAGTACTTCACGGACGTGATGTACGAGCAGTCGGCGCTGCTGACCGCGGAGATATGCGCCAAGTACCGCATCCCCGTCGACCGGGGTCACATCATCGGCCACCGCGAGGTCCCGGGCGCGACCCACACTGACCCCGGTCCGTACTGGGACTGGGACAAGTACTGGAACCTCATCCTCTCGGCGTCGCTGCGGGCCCACTGA
- a CDS encoding ABC transporter permease: MTLTQRPPAPAAGRERSGATRLVDRVFRMRELAIFVVFLVMIAITQAGNSHFLSEQGVKDLLLNATILVLVATGQALVVISRNVDLSVGSTLGISAFAAGDYLQGGGDSLLALLLAVALGAGCGLLNGALVSLGQVPALVVTLGTLYVIRGVDSIWVGSRQITASDLPGGFTDFGSGGLGAVPYLALIALVLVAAVAYYLRNFSGGRELYALGSNPEAARLAGIQVRRRILTAYIACGALAGLAGALYLARFGNVDSATGNGYELTVVSAVVVGGVAFTGGSGSAYGAALGALLLTSINSVLPALGVSSVWVLAINGVLLVLAIAVDRVVALRLAAALKKRNARHG, translated from the coding sequence GTGACGCTCACCCAGCGGCCTCCCGCGCCCGCCGCGGGCCGGGAACGCAGCGGCGCCACCCGGCTCGTGGACCGGGTCTTCCGGATGCGCGAACTCGCCATCTTCGTGGTCTTCCTGGTGATGATCGCGATCACCCAGGCAGGCAACAGCCACTTCCTGTCCGAACAGGGCGTCAAGGACCTGCTGCTGAACGCCACCATCCTGGTGCTGGTGGCCACCGGGCAGGCCCTGGTGGTGATCTCCCGCAACGTCGACCTGTCGGTCGGCTCCACCCTCGGCATCAGCGCCTTCGCCGCGGGCGACTACCTCCAGGGCGGCGGGGACTCCCTGCTCGCGCTGCTGCTGGCGGTCGCGCTCGGCGCCGGCTGCGGGCTGCTGAACGGCGCGCTCGTCAGCCTCGGCCAGGTGCCCGCGCTCGTGGTGACGCTGGGCACGCTGTATGTCATCCGCGGCGTGGACTCGATCTGGGTGGGCTCCCGGCAGATCACCGCCTCCGACCTGCCGGGCGGCTTCACCGACTTCGGCTCCGGCGGGCTCGGCGCGGTGCCCTACCTGGCGCTGATCGCCCTCGTCCTGGTGGCCGCCGTCGCGTACTACCTGCGGAACTTCAGCGGCGGCCGCGAGCTGTACGCGCTGGGTTCCAACCCCGAGGCCGCGCGGCTGGCCGGAATCCAGGTGCGCCGCAGGATCCTCACCGCGTACATCGCCTGCGGAGCGCTCGCCGGGCTCGCCGGCGCCCTCTACCTCGCCCGGTTCGGCAACGTCGACTCCGCCACGGGAAACGGCTACGAACTCACCGTCGTCAGTGCCGTCGTGGTCGGCGGCGTCGCTTTCACCGGCGGCTCCGGCAGCGCCTACGGCGCGGCACTCGGCGCGCTGCTGCTCACCTCGATCAACAGCGTGCTGCCCGCCCTCGGCGTCAGCTCCGTGTGGGTGCTCGCCATCAACGGCGTGCTGCTGGTTCTCGCCATCGCCGTGGACCGGGTGGTCGCCCTGCGCCTGGCCGCGGCCCTGAAGAAGAGGAACGCCCGCCATGGCTGA
- a CDS encoding ABC transporter permease: MADSSPKRAVRPSDPRDAPPRDGTRPEIGTPAPGEGRPPGAGGLPGAVRGAGALRWDGVVGALLVVLLVLSFAFVDGFGNALNLSFLIGNTLPIALIALPMTLLVVAGEIDLSVASTAGLSGAVMGALWNAGMAIETIIPICLLLGVVCGLVNGLLVTRLGLPSLAVTIGTLAAYRGVAQIVLGSDAVTDFPGQYLDFASGRIGGSFVPYTFVPFLVLLAVAVVVLHVTPFGRALFAIGANEEAARFAGIRVKRHKVWLFTATGLMSALTGVFWALHYASARYDNATGLELSVVAAVLLGGIDFDGGRGTLGGAIAGVFLLGGLQNAMSLLNVSAQSQIVVTGVLLVVSVLGPRVARQIAARPATVPAPGTGHLPHHLPGTSERDR, from the coding sequence ATGGCTGACAGCTCCCCGAAGCGTGCCGTCCGCCCGAGCGACCCGCGCGACGCCCCGCCGCGGGACGGGACACGCCCTGAGATCGGGACACCCGCGCCGGGCGAGGGGCGGCCGCCGGGCGCCGGGGGCCTGCCGGGTGCCGTCCGAGGCGCCGGTGCCCTGCGCTGGGACGGCGTCGTGGGCGCGCTGCTCGTCGTCCTGCTGGTGCTCTCCTTCGCCTTCGTGGACGGCTTCGGAAACGCCCTCAACCTCTCGTTCCTGATCGGCAACACCCTGCCCATCGCGCTGATCGCGCTGCCGATGACGCTGCTGGTGGTGGCCGGCGAGATCGACCTGTCGGTGGCGTCGACGGCCGGGCTCAGCGGCGCCGTCATGGGCGCGCTGTGGAACGCCGGCATGGCCATCGAGACGATCATCCCGATCTGCCTGCTCCTCGGCGTCGTCTGCGGTCTGGTCAACGGCCTGCTGGTGACCCGGCTCGGGCTGCCCTCGCTCGCCGTCACCATCGGCACCCTCGCCGCGTACCGGGGTGTCGCGCAGATCGTCCTCGGCTCCGACGCCGTCACCGACTTCCCGGGCCAGTACCTGGACTTCGCCTCCGGCAGGATCGGCGGCAGCTTCGTGCCGTACACCTTCGTGCCGTTCCTGGTGCTGCTCGCCGTCGCCGTCGTGGTGCTGCACGTCACGCCGTTCGGCCGCGCTCTGTTCGCTATAGGCGCCAACGAGGAGGCCGCGCGGTTCGCCGGGATCCGCGTCAAGCGGCACAAGGTGTGGCTGTTCACGGCCACCGGGCTGATGTCCGCGCTCACCGGCGTCTTCTGGGCGCTGCACTACGCGAGCGCCCGGTACGACAACGCCACCGGCCTCGAACTCTCCGTCGTCGCCGCCGTGCTGCTCGGCGGCATCGACTTCGACGGCGGGCGGGGCACCCTCGGGGGCGCCATCGCCGGGGTCTTCCTGCTCGGCGGGCTCCAGAACGCCATGAGCCTGCTGAACGTCTCGGCGCAGTCCCAGATCGTGGTCACCGGTGTGCTGCTGGTCGTCTCCGTGCTCGGCCCGCGCGTCGCCCGGCAGATCGCCGCAAGGCCCGCCACCGTCCCCGCTCCGGGGACCGGGCACCTCCCGCACCACCTCCCAGGCACGTCCGAAAGGGACCGATGA
- a CDS encoding LacI family DNA-binding transcriptional regulator: MVGIKDVARDAGVSVGTVSNVINRPDLVSEETRRRVQSVIDRLGYVRSESARQLRAGHSRIMALLVLDMGNPFFVDVARGAERAARAAGLGVMVCNSAQNPAEEADYLSLFVEQRVRGVLLTPADASGRNIEAFRRHGIPFVLVDRVAEGTTECSVSVDDVEGGALAVRHLVDVGHRRIAYVSGPPGLNQVRDRRVGALRALAEAGLPPETLHELPTERLDVAAGRDAGARLLGLADRPTAVFCANDLLALGVLQAMFAAGVPVPDEVAIVGYDDIEFAAAAAVPLTSVRQPAVTMGAMAAELLLEETETGGAGVAGEGMAGGGVAGAGAEGAAGAGAGGAGVTGHAHRRVVLQPELVVRRSSLRPR; the protein is encoded by the coding sequence ATGGTCGGCATCAAGGACGTGGCGCGGGACGCCGGGGTGTCGGTGGGCACCGTATCGAACGTGATCAACCGTCCCGATCTGGTGTCCGAGGAGACCCGCCGACGGGTGCAGTCCGTCATCGACCGCCTCGGCTACGTCCGCAGCGAGTCCGCGCGCCAGCTCAGGGCCGGGCACAGCCGCATCATGGCGCTGCTCGTGCTCGACATGGGCAACCCGTTCTTCGTGGACGTGGCACGCGGCGCCGAGCGCGCCGCCCGTGCGGCCGGTCTCGGCGTGATGGTCTGCAACAGCGCGCAGAACCCCGCGGAGGAGGCCGACTACCTCTCCCTCTTCGTCGAGCAGCGGGTCCGCGGCGTGCTGCTCACCCCTGCCGACGCGAGCGGCCGCAACATCGAGGCGTTCCGGCGGCACGGGATCCCCTTCGTGCTGGTGGACCGTGTCGCGGAGGGCACCACGGAGTGCTCCGTCTCCGTCGACGACGTCGAGGGCGGCGCGCTGGCCGTACGGCACCTCGTGGATGTGGGGCACCGCCGCATCGCCTATGTGAGCGGCCCGCCGGGGCTCAACCAGGTCAGGGACCGCCGGGTGGGCGCGCTGCGTGCCCTCGCCGAGGCCGGGCTGCCGCCCGAGACCCTGCACGAGCTGCCGACCGAACGCCTCGACGTCGCGGCCGGCCGGGACGCCGGCGCCCGGCTGCTGGGCCTCGCCGACCGCCCCACCGCGGTCTTCTGCGCCAACGACCTGCTGGCGCTCGGCGTGCTCCAGGCGATGTTCGCGGCCGGGGTCCCGGTCCCCGACGAGGTGGCCATCGTCGGCTACGACGACATCGAGTTCGCCGCCGCGGCCGCGGTCCCGCTGACCTCGGTGCGCCAGCCCGCGGTCACCATGGGAGCGATGGCCGCGGAACTCCTCCTGGAGGAGACGGAGACGGGTGGTGCGGGGGTTGCGGGCGAGGGGATGGCCGGTGGGGGAGTCGCGGGTGCGGGGGCAGAGGGGGCAGCGGGTGCGGGAGCTGGTGGTGCGGGCGTGACGGGTCACGCGCACCGGCGGGTGGTGCTCCAGCCGGAGCTGGTGGTGCGGAGGTCGAGCCTGCGGCCTCGCTGA
- a CDS encoding NADPH:quinone oxidoreductase family protein, with product MQAWHVHHTGEPREVMRLAESEPPVPGEGQVLLKVRAASVNFPDALLCRGEYQVRPPLPFTPGVEVCGTTEDGRRVIATCALPHGGFAEYALADAAGLLPAPEALDDAQAAALLIAYQTGWFGLHRRAGLRAGETLLVHAAAGGVGSAAVQLGKAAGARVVGVVGGPAKAEAARRLGCDLVIDRHSDDVVAAVKEYTGGKGADVVYDPVGGEAYTQSTKCVAFEGRIVVVGFSSGTIPSPALGHVLVKNYSVLGLHWGLYAARSPKTVLECHDRLTALVEEGAVTPLISERVPLTAAADAVQRVADGTTTGRVCVLPAAAGEALGAADGVTA from the coding sequence ATGCAGGCATGGCACGTGCACCACACCGGCGAGCCGCGCGAGGTGATGCGCCTCGCGGAGTCGGAGCCGCCGGTGCCGGGCGAGGGCCAGGTCCTGCTGAAGGTGCGCGCGGCGAGCGTCAACTTCCCCGACGCGCTGCTGTGCCGCGGCGAGTACCAGGTGCGCCCGCCACTGCCGTTCACCCCCGGGGTGGAGGTCTGCGGGACGACCGAGGACGGCCGGCGCGTCATCGCCACGTGCGCCCTGCCGCACGGCGGCTTCGCCGAGTACGCCCTCGCGGACGCCGCGGGACTGCTGCCGGCACCCGAAGCGCTCGACGACGCGCAGGCCGCCGCGCTGCTCATCGCGTACCAGACAGGCTGGTTCGGCCTGCACCGCAGGGCCGGGCTGCGGGCGGGCGAGACGCTGCTGGTGCACGCGGCCGCCGGCGGCGTCGGCAGCGCCGCCGTCCAGCTCGGCAAGGCCGCCGGCGCCCGGGTCGTCGGCGTCGTCGGAGGCCCCGCGAAGGCCGAGGCGGCCCGGAGGCTCGGGTGCGACCTGGTGATCGACCGGCACTCCGACGACGTGGTCGCCGCCGTCAAGGAGTACACGGGCGGCAAGGGCGCGGACGTGGTCTACGACCCGGTGGGCGGTGAGGCATACACCCAGTCCACCAAGTGCGTCGCCTTCGAGGGCCGGATCGTGGTGGTCGGCTTCAGCAGCGGCACCATCCCGAGCCCGGCCCTCGGCCACGTCCTGGTGAAGAACTACTCCGTCCTCGGCCTGCACTGGGGCCTGTACGCGGCCCGGTCCCCGAAGACGGTGCTGGAGTGCCACGACCGGCTCACCGCCCTGGTCGAGGAGGGCGCCGTCACCCCGCTGATCAGTGAACGGGTGCCGCTCACGGCCGCGGCCGACGCGGTCCAGCGGGTCGCGGACGGCACGACCACGGGGCGCGTGTGCGTCCTGCCCGCGGCGGCGGGCGAGGCCCTCGGCGCGGCGGACGGGGTGACGGCATGA
- the rhaS gene encoding rhamnose ABC transporter substrate-binding protein — protein sequence MFSPALRRAGVAFAAITSLALASTACGGTTKDSVEHDSSGKAAGSGAKADPNAATKKGLKVAFLPKQVNNPYFTVADKGGEKALGQLGSTYRETGPNSATDTSGQVSYVNTLTQQQVDAMAVSAQDPGALCTALKQAMKNGIKVVTYDSDTNPDCRNVFISQASAEAIGRTQIQQIAKQIGYKGEIAILSAAQTATNQNTWISYMKDELKKPQYKNVKLVKTAYGNDDAQQSFQQTQGLLQEHPKLAGIVSPTTVGIKAAAQYLSGSKYKGKVRLTGLGTPNDMRQYVKNGTVEAFELWDPTKLGALAAHAAVALASGQITGAQGETLKAGDMGSFTVGAKGVIDLGQPTVFDAKNIDQYRF from the coding sequence ATGTTCTCTCCCGCACTGCGCCGCGCCGGCGTCGCATTCGCCGCGATCACCTCCCTCGCCCTGGCCTCCACGGCGTGCGGCGGCACCACCAAGGACTCGGTCGAGCACGACAGCTCGGGAAAGGCCGCGGGATCGGGTGCCAAGGCCGACCCGAACGCTGCCACCAAGAAGGGCCTGAAGGTCGCCTTCCTGCCCAAGCAGGTCAACAACCCGTACTTCACCGTCGCCGACAAGGGCGGCGAGAAGGCCCTCGGCCAACTCGGCTCCACCTACCGGGAGACCGGGCCGAACAGCGCCACCGACACGTCCGGCCAGGTCTCCTACGTCAACACCCTGACGCAGCAGCAGGTCGACGCCATGGCCGTGTCCGCGCAGGACCCGGGCGCGCTGTGCACCGCGCTGAAGCAGGCCATGAAGAACGGCATCAAGGTGGTGACCTACGACTCCGACACCAACCCCGACTGCCGCAACGTCTTCATCTCCCAGGCCAGTGCCGAGGCCATCGGCCGCACCCAGATCCAGCAGATCGCCAAGCAGATCGGCTACAAGGGCGAGATCGCGATCCTGTCGGCCGCGCAGACCGCGACCAACCAGAACACCTGGATCTCGTACATGAAGGACGAGCTGAAGAAGCCCCAGTACAAGAACGTGAAGCTGGTCAAGACCGCCTACGGCAACGACGACGCCCAGCAGTCCTTCCAGCAGACCCAGGGCCTCCTGCAGGAGCACCCGAAGCTCGCCGGGATCGTCTCCCCGACGACGGTCGGCATCAAGGCGGCCGCCCAGTACCTGTCCGGCTCCAAGTACAAGGGGAAGGTCCGCCTCACCGGCCTCGGCACCCCCAACGACATGCGCCAGTACGTGAAGAACGGCACCGTCGAGGCCTTCGAGCTGTGGGACCCCACCAAGCTGGGCGCCCTCGCCGCGCACGCCGCCGTGGCCCTGGCCTCCGGCCAGATCACCGGCGCGCAGGGCGAGACGCTGAAGGCCGGTGACATGGGCAGCTTCACCGTCGGCGCCAAGGGCGTGATCGACCTCGGCCAGCCGACCGTCTTCGACGCGAAGAACATCGACCAGTACAGGTTCTGA
- a CDS encoding acetamidase/formamidase family protein — protein sequence MSDPRILTVRPEPGEYAWTFGGAPPVARIAPGTVLDLFTEDCFAGRVKSEKDLVSEVCEFPFLNPQTGPFHVEGAEPGDTVAVHFVSVEPARDWAASTTVPLFGALTSTHTTATLQEPLPERVWIWQLDRERRTATFSARDGGFARELPMDPMHGTVGVAPANLEVRSALVPDAHGGNMDTPEMRAGVTCYLGVNVEGALMSLGDGHARQGEGETCGVAVECAMNTVVIVELLKGVATPWPRLESDTHIMSTGSARPLEDAFRISQLDLVQWLVQDYGFSELDAYQFASQTVESPLANVCDTNYTCVAKLRKEWLPARETYRGVHAQLRETASALSL from the coding sequence ATGAGTGATCCGCGGATTCTCACGGTACGCCCCGAACCGGGCGAGTACGCCTGGACGTTCGGTGGCGCGCCGCCGGTGGCCCGTATCGCCCCGGGTACGGTTCTCGACCTGTTCACGGAGGACTGCTTCGCGGGACGGGTCAAGTCCGAGAAGGACCTGGTCTCCGAGGTGTGCGAGTTCCCGTTCCTGAACCCGCAGACGGGCCCGTTCCATGTGGAGGGCGCGGAGCCGGGTGACACGGTGGCGGTGCACTTCGTCTCGGTGGAGCCGGCCCGTGACTGGGCGGCCTCGACGACGGTGCCGCTGTTCGGGGCGCTCACCTCGACACACACAACGGCAACGTTGCAGGAGCCGCTGCCCGAGAGGGTGTGGATCTGGCAGCTCGACCGGGAGCGCCGGACCGCGACCTTCTCCGCGCGCGACGGCGGTTTCGCAAGGGAGCTGCCCATGGACCCGATGCACGGCACGGTGGGCGTCGCCCCGGCCAATCTGGAGGTGCGCTCGGCCCTCGTGCCCGACGCGCACGGCGGGAACATGGACACGCCGGAGATGCGTGCCGGAGTGACCTGCTACCTCGGGGTGAACGTGGAAGGCGCGCTGATGAGCCTGGGCGACGGGCACGCGCGGCAGGGTGAGGGCGAGACCTGCGGCGTGGCCGTCGAATGCGCCATGAACACGGTGGTGATCGTGGAACTGCTCAAGGGGGTCGCAACGCCGTGGCCGCGCCTGGAGTCCGATACGCACATCATGTCCACCGGGTCCGCCCGCCCGCTGGAGGACGCCTTCCGGATATCCCAGCTCGACCTCGTGCAGTGGCTGGTCCAGGACTACGGCTTCAGCGAGCTGGATGCCTACCAGTTCGCCTCCCAGACCGTGGAGTCACCGCTCGCGAACGTCTGCGACACGAACTACACGTGCGTGGCGAAGCTCCGCAAGGAGTGGCTGCCGGCGCGTGAGACGTACCGCGGAGTGCACGCGCAACTGCGGGAGACCGCATCGGCCCTGTCCCTCTGA
- a CDS encoding acyl-CoA dehydrogenase family protein, with product MTDAAELRRLTRELLAAHPPATTEDRAFLEARFDAGLAWVHYPQGLGGLGAPRSLQGVVDAELAAAGAPDNNPRRIGIGLGMAAPTILAFGTEEQKKRFLRPLWTGEEVWCQLFSEPGAGSDLAALGTRAVRDLGGATAGGGAGHGGGGAGGDGPDTGGGTGPASGSWIVNGQKVWTSGAHLARWAILVTRTDPEVPKHRGMTYFICDMTAPGVEVRPLRQITGEAEFNEVFLTDVRIPDAHRLGAVGEGWKVAQTTLMNERVSIGGSRLPREGGMIGLVAGLWRQRPELRTHDLHQRLLTLWAEAEVARLTGERLRQQLVAGHPGPEGSGMKLAFARLNQEISALEVELLGEEGLLYDDWTMRRPELVDFTGREAGYRYLRAKGNSIEGGTSEILLNIIAERVLGLPPEPRTDKDVAWKDLAR from the coding sequence ATGACCGACGCCGCCGAACTGCGCCGCCTCACCCGGGAGCTGCTGGCGGCGCACCCGCCGGCCACCACGGAGGACCGGGCCTTCCTGGAGGCCCGCTTCGACGCCGGACTCGCCTGGGTGCACTATCCCCAGGGGCTGGGCGGCCTCGGGGCCCCGCGCTCCCTCCAAGGCGTGGTCGACGCCGAGCTGGCCGCGGCGGGCGCGCCCGACAACAATCCGCGCCGCATCGGCATCGGCCTCGGGATGGCGGCGCCGACGATCCTCGCCTTCGGCACCGAGGAGCAGAAGAAGCGCTTCCTGCGGCCGCTGTGGACCGGTGAGGAGGTGTGGTGCCAGCTGTTCAGCGAGCCGGGCGCCGGCTCCGACCTCGCGGCGCTCGGCACCCGGGCGGTGCGTGATCTGGGAGGTGCCACGGCCGGCGGCGGTGCCGGTCACGGCGGCGGAGGTGCGGGCGGCGACGGCCCCGACACCGGCGGGGGCACGGGCCCCGCGTCCGGTTCGTGGATCGTGAACGGGCAGAAGGTGTGGACATCCGGGGCCCATCTCGCCCGGTGGGCCATCCTCGTCACCCGTACTGACCCCGAGGTGCCCAAGCACCGAGGCATGACGTACTTCATCTGCGACATGACCGCCCCCGGCGTCGAGGTGCGCCCGTTGCGGCAGATCACCGGCGAGGCCGAGTTCAACGAGGTCTTCCTGACCGACGTCCGCATCCCCGACGCACACCGCCTCGGGGCGGTCGGCGAGGGCTGGAAGGTCGCGCAGACGACCCTGATGAACGAGCGGGTCTCCATTGGCGGCTCCCGGCTGCCCCGCGAGGGCGGCATGATCGGCCTGGTCGCCGGTCTCTGGCGGCAGCGCCCCGAACTGCGCACCCACGACCTCCACCAGCGGCTGCTGACCCTCTGGGCGGAGGCGGAGGTCGCCCGCCTGACCGGTGAGCGGCTGCGGCAGCAGCTCGTGGCCGGGCATCCCGGTCCCGAGGGCTCCGGGATGAAGCTGGCGTTCGCCCGGCTCAACCAGGAGATCAGCGCCCTGGAGGTGGAACTCCTCGGCGAGGAGGGCCTGCTGTACGACGACTGGACGATGCGCCGCCCCGAACTGGTGGACTTCACCGGCCGTGAGGCGGGCTACCGCTATCTGCGCGCCAAGGGCAACAGCATCGAGGGCGGGACCAGCGAGATCCTGCTGAACATCATCGCGGAGCGCGTCCTCGGCCTGCCGCCGGAGCCGCGCACCGACAAGGACGTCGCCTGGAAGGACCTCGCCCGATGA